From Chitinispirillales bacterium ANBcel5, a single genomic window includes:
- the ahcY gene encoding adenosylhomocysteinase codes for MSPHVDIWANLPHAIRDIELADWGRKEIDVAQKEMPGLMAVREKYAAEKPLKGVRVSGSLHMTIQTAVLIETLTELGADVRWASCNIFSTQDHAAAAIARTGVPVFAWKGESLEDYWACTYQALTFPGNKGPNLIVDDGGDATLLIHKGYQLEDGDKWAYEPAESEEEAVLKSLLQKVHEKNPQHWHSVAKEWKGVSEETTTGVHRLYQMLKNDKLLVPAINVNDSVTKSKFDNLYGCRESLADGIKRATDVMIAGKVVVVCGFGDVGKGCAQSMSGFGARVIVTEVDPICALQAAMAGYQVTTVEDTLGIADVYVTTTGNVDIITAKHMSKMKDQAIVCNIGHFDNEIQVSQLENWPDIKKVTIKPQVDKYIYPDGHEIFLLAEGRLVNLGCATGHPSFVMSNSFTNQTLAQIDLWENRDEYKPNVYILSKLLDEEVARLHLEKIGVKLTKLNKKQADYIGVPVEGPFKPEHYRY; via the coding sequence ATGTCACCACACGTTGATATCTGGGCTAACCTGCCACATGCCATCAGAGATATTGAACTTGCCGACTGGGGCAGAAAAGAGATTGATGTTGCTCAAAAAGAGATGCCTGGTCTTATGGCTGTTAGAGAGAAATATGCCGCTGAGAAACCTCTGAAAGGGGTCAGGGTTTCTGGCTCTCTTCATATGACCATACAAACTGCAGTTCTTATCGAAACACTTACGGAGCTTGGAGCAGATGTTCGGTGGGCATCCTGTAATATCTTCTCAACCCAGGATCATGCAGCAGCAGCAATTGCCCGCACCGGTGTACCAGTGTTTGCCTGGAAGGGCGAGAGCCTTGAAGACTACTGGGCCTGTACCTATCAGGCGCTTACTTTTCCGGGTAATAAGGGACCAAATCTTATTGTAGACGACGGTGGAGATGCCACCCTCCTCATCCATAAAGGCTACCAGCTTGAGGATGGTGATAAGTGGGCTTATGAGCCAGCAGAAAGCGAGGAAGAAGCTGTTTTAAAAAGCCTGCTTCAAAAAGTTCATGAAAAAAATCCACAACACTGGCATAGTGTGGCAAAAGAGTGGAAAGGCGTTTCGGAAGAAACGACTACCGGTGTACACCGCCTCTACCAGATGCTAAAAAATGACAAACTACTTGTTCCTGCAATAAACGTAAATGATTCTGTTACAAAATCAAAGTTTGATAACCTTTACGGTTGCCGGGAAAGCCTTGCGGACGGAATCAAAAGAGCAACCGATGTGATGATTGCGGGAAAAGTTGTGGTGGTGTGTGGTTTTGGAGATGTAGGGAAAGGATGCGCTCAGTCCATGAGCGGGTTTGGCGCACGGGTAATCGTTACTGAAGTAGACCCGATATGTGCCCTTCAGGCTGCAATGGCAGGTTATCAGGTTACTACAGTGGAAGACACGCTTGGAATAGCCGATGTTTATGTTACAACTACCGGTAACGTAGACATAATTACAGCCAAGCATATGTCTAAAATGAAGGATCAGGCAATAGTCTGCAATATCGGTCATTTTGACAATGAAATACAGGTTAGCCAACTCGAAAACTGGCCTGACATTAAAAAGGTCACAATCAAACCTCAGGTAGATAAATATATCTATCCTGATGGCCACGAAATCTTTTTACTTGCCGAGGGAAGGCTGGTTAACCTTGGCTGTGCTACCGGACACCCATCATTTGTTATGTCTAACTCATTCACTAACCAGACTCTGGCCCAAATTGATCTATGGGAAAACAGAGATGAATATAAACCTAACGTTTACATTCTTTCAAAACTCCTTGATGAAGAAGTTGCACGCCTTCACCTGGAGAAAATTGGGGTTAAATTAACCAAGTTGAACAAAAAACAGGCTGATTATATCGGCGTTCCGGTTGAAGGTCCGTTTAAACCAGA
- a CDS encoding GDP-mannose 4,6-dehydratase, translated as MIESNVFITGVNGFVGQHLAIYLRNIGMMVYGTDAHPSPAMEFVTYTQALLPDTPAMEAMIKAVKPAQIYHLAAISYLPEADNSPQDAFRINLLGTISVLDAAKRYAPNCSILITGSSKEYGAVSATEPIREELTPVPHDFYAISKYSGELIAAQYSRQFNLDCRCTRSFNHSGPGQSPKFVCSDWAYQVAQIEKNKAPATIKVGDISAMLDFCDVRDIVKAYYLILKKGRWGDIYNVCSGKGISLQYILKYLINKSSQQIEILHPNEKRRPKGHSLSIVGNNSKLCSHTGWRAQIAIEKTLDDLFDYWMKQPK; from the coding sequence TTGATAGAAAGTAATGTTTTCATAACGGGCGTAAATGGCTTTGTCGGGCAACACCTTGCTATATATCTTAGAAATATCGGTATGATGGTGTATGGTACTGACGCTCACCCCTCTCCGGCAATGGAGTTTGTGACCTATACACAAGCACTGCTTCCGGACACACCTGCAATGGAAGCCATGATTAAGGCTGTTAAACCTGCTCAGATTTATCACCTTGCAGCTATCAGCTACCTTCCAGAAGCAGACAACTCACCTCAGGATGCATTCAGAATCAACCTTTTAGGAACAATTTCGGTTCTGGATGCAGCAAAACGCTACGCGCCCAACTGTAGCATTCTAATCACCGGATCATCCAAAGAGTATGGCGCAGTATCAGCAACCGAACCAATCAGGGAAGAACTTACCCCTGTTCCTCACGATTTCTATGCTATTTCCAAATACTCCGGCGAACTTATCGCAGCTCAATACTCCAGGCAATTTAACCTGGACTGCCGTTGCACACGATCTTTTAACCATTCCGGGCCAGGACAGAGTCCCAAATTCGTATGCTCTGATTGGGCGTATCAGGTAGCACAGATCGAGAAAAACAAGGCTCCTGCTACCATAAAAGTAGGCGACATTTCTGCGATGTTGGATTTCTGTGATGTAAGGGATATAGTTAAAGCCTACTATCTAATACTGAAAAAGGGCCGGTGGGGTGATATCTATAATGTTTGCTCCGGAAAGGGAATTTCTCTTCAATATATCCTTAAATATTTGATAAATAAATCCTCTCAGCAGATTGAAATACTCCACCCTAATGAGAAAAGACGACCTAAAGGCCACAGTCTCAGCATCGTCGGGAACAACTCAAAACTTTGCTCCCATACCGGCTGGCGAGCACAAATCGCCATTGAGAAGACACTCGATGATCTTTTTGATTACTGGATGAAACAACCCAAATAA